A window of Rhizoctonia solani chromosome 5, complete sequence genomic DNA:
TTTCTGAAGTTTCATGCGAGTTGACAGAAGCACAACAACGAAATGGATTCAAATTTACTACCCTAAAGTATAAAAGAAGTGCGAGATAGATAGAGGTATGGAGAAAAGGAAGCAAAAACCGAAAGCGAATTGATAAAGACCAAGAAAGAGTAGAGAGTTGGGAGGCTACAAATCTCCATTGCACGTATGGTACAATGGTTACAAAATTTGGAGATACGGACAGCGGAATGCAGATAACACGAAAGGAGAATCAAGAGAGTTCGCTGTTCGAAGAGAATTCAGACTGTCCGAAGAAAGAGAAAAAGCACTTGGATTTATTTCACAATAAAAGAAGCTTGGTATTAAGACTTGTCTCTGCTCGCCCAGCCAAATAGCTCTGATGATTTGATACTATTGGTTTTTGTCTCCAGGCTGTCCGAAGGCTGCCGAGGCTCGACCAAGAGACTGGAAGGAGTTAAACGTTAATTTAATGTGACAAATTGATCTTCATGTAACTCACCTTCGTCGGTACAAATCATGCAAATCATTTCCACTCTTCTTAACCCTCTCAAACGCATAGTCAAGATACTTCTGCACCTCGGGTACCTCGATTAGGTTGTAAGGAGCTTGGAATCGTTGGACATCTACAAATCAAATGGTGATCAACAACCTGGTTCAAGCTCGTGAAAAAGAAACCATTGGAACGCACCCTCGGCGATCGCAGCTAGTCTTCGGTACTTGTCAAAGTTCAACAAAGTACGCTGATTGTCATTTGGAGCTATCCTCCTGTCCGGATTTCCCTCGCGACAAAATGTGACGTCTGTCAGGTAAAGACCTAGTGACCAGAAAAGTTAGCTCCAATACTGGTCGTGTATGTATTGATTTTTTAGGGTACTCACCCAGGAAAGGAACAGCGTGACCCCGTACACTACGTAACCGTGCACGGTACTCGTAGTGATTTCGTGTGTGATCCGTCAATTTGCGTAGGTTCTCGAGGCGGGTCTTGTTCTTTGCCGAAAGCCCCATCCATGTTTTCGACAGACGGGAAATAGTCGACGAATCTAGAGCGGCGAGGATCGAACGGAGTGTACTAAAATTGTTCAAATCGTCGCAGTGCTTTTGCCGTGTATTAGTTTCAAGTGAAATACAGCCAAGGTAGGCACTCACATCAGCAACCTTGATGAACAATTTCAACAACGCTGTTCGCTTCTTGGTATCTTGTTCGTCCAGAATGATCTCAGTTACCCAACCTGTGATCGCCGTACTTAATGTACTCATAGCGCGAATGCTGTTTCCTCGTTCCCCACGGCTACTGGGCAACCCAACATCAAGGATCTCCTCGGGCAGAATCTTGGAATACAGGTTCGACTCGAGGATGGTCAACTGCCGCGCGAGTTCAAGAGCGTCAAAGTCAACAACGTTGACTGATGCATACGATGCCGACTTTAACAACGAGAACAGGGACTTGGACATGACAGGAGTAGGAGCCGACCCCGTAGGCTTTGTTCTCATGCGCTCATTGGAACGGGCACGATCCATGGGGCGGGATGCAGCCAATTGGGCATCGGACTCGGGCTGACGTTGGGTCAACAGGTCGACGACTCGTTGGACGATCGAGGCTTGCATCTTGGACGCGGTCACGCTCACAAATGCCTGTAACGGGGCCAATGCAGCCCAATCTGTCGCGGGTTGCCAATGGGCGTCCAGCCACGTCTTGATAAAGTTGTACACCCTTAAGCGAACCGGGTCCAATCGCGCACGACACCATAGGTCGTAGTCTTCTTGCGAGATCGTGTCGAGTGGCGGACGTATATCCCAGCGCCTCTGCAATACCTGAACGAGCTCGAGAGGAGTAGTGAACAGGCGGAACGAAAGGAAGAACGTCGCTGCGAGTTTGGGATCCGGCGTCTGGTCGGGAGCGGTCATCTTCTCGACAAGCACATCCAAAGTTGCGCCAAGTATACTGCCATCTTTACCGTAGGCGACATCGCGATGGTTGATGGTTGGTAACGCGAGCACGTCGACCTTTTGAGGAATAGGGATGGTTTGTAGCGACCTGTCGCCGCGGTCCTTGATGCCCTCATCGTCCCTAAAGTCTTCTTCGCTTTGTTTCTCCGGTGGCTCGAAGTTCTGGGATGATGGCAGGGGTGTACGATTGACGACATCCTCGTCAAATacttcgtcgtcgtcgtcgccAGTGGCAACAATGCCACGAATTATAGGGGCCCCAATCATGAGTGACTCGGCGTCCACCTCGTCATCCTCATTGCCAAAGCCATTCAACCCAAGGTGGTTATCAGAAGGATCAGTCCCTTCCTCGGGTATGATAGTTGTCGCAGCTGTATCCTCGGAAGTACGCGCAGACTCGAATAGCGAACCGGCTGTAAACCGATTCGAATGCCTGAATTCGAGAGTGGAAGGTGTGCTTGGTTCGGGCCGGAGTTGTGGCTCGCGCTCAAGCGAAGGAGTGGGGCTGGCCTTGGCAGAGACAAGTATTGGGGCCTGGGCGTTGAGGTCGCTGCCTTCGGTAGACTGAACATCATCTGGAAGCGGAATGTCTTGCGGCGATGTCTtggggggtacaggaggggGGATATCTTCTGTTGCGGGTAGAGGTGCAATGTCTTCCTGAGGGGCTTCTTCCACCTTTGAGGTAGGTTCGTCCACTATTATATATTGATCAGCCTCTTGTTGCTTGGGTTCGTCCAATATTACATATTGATCAACCTCTTGCTGCTCGGGTTCATCGAATTCGTCTTGTCGTATGGGAGTCGCTGGACGAACCGATTGTATGGGTTCGTGGATTTGTTCAGGTCGGACCGTGATACCCTCATTATCAGGCTGCGGTTCAGGTTCAGGTTCAGGTTCGGGCTCCGGTTCAGGCTGAACGAGGGATTGTGGTTCTTCACTGATCGTTGGCCTACGTTGAGGCCTCGAATGTCGAGCGCTCCTGATGCTTCGCATACTCTCGTTGCTTCTCCGAGGTTCTTCCTCACTGCTGCTAACCTGTTCGGGAGGACGTACATATGTAGCACGACGCCACTCTTCCTCACTCGCCCGTCGAACGCTTTCCCCCACGGTAGGCCGCCGCCGGGTAACCTCTGTCGGACTCGCGCTAGGACGCCTAGTTGAAGCTTGTTGCCACCCGGTGCGGGAAGCCAAGATGCTTGCCCGTTGTCGGGCAGCCGCAGCGCTCGCACGCATCGCACGTATCGTCCCATGGTTGCTTGGTCCAGCTGCGGGTTCGACCGAACCA
This region includes:
- a CDS encoding Ras guanine nucleotide exchange-like protein, yielding MVGWDVYLQGDRGRTLGTFAESSITKSTATGLLRSTMAGRGESEYVVALHDFVPVNGNTTCLSFRSGQIIHVLNRDSTGWWDGELEGRRGWFPSNYVKASKRKPRESMSSESGSEAEACPRVMVSLYHALLVLNTSVHASRVSHYQPSTACVISSVRTVLTATDCLHKTAPALARFPHLARARSDVLQELGRLVAVSKKASAPDVPEDERVWLAESMLRFGDAVFACCKRYVEVAVSCGVHVAGRSNLQPSHHPNELAPRLTSASVSSFSSVSSSASPASPEIVPSGHVPSAQLLSALRTTHDHLLSIIAAFIGHVHSHSRASHASSKGHLIKMTRETVDKVRQVLTIVCAVCDHPAVVGPERVALSAAKDALHGATSVLVEAVKRMLAPGTLNREEEEKALAVQAATGTLRAGGDCVTAVRSCLTRRSGYEATDMLVFDVPPPPRAHRTMHEVCEVLARVEASPRVQGVTGATRSMVRSNPQLDQATMGRYVRCVRALRLPDNGQASWLPAPGGNKLQLGVLARVRQRLPGGGLPWGKAFDGRVSSSEEEPRRSNESMRSIRSARHSRPQRRPTISEEPQSLVQPEPEPEPEPEPEPQPDNEGITVRPEQIHEPIQSVRPATPIRQDEFDEPEQQEVDQYVILDEPKQQEADQYIIVDEPTSKVEEAPQEDIAPLPATEDIPPPVPPKTSPQDIPLPDDVQSTEGSDLNAQAPILVSAKASPTPSLEREPQLRPEPSTPSTLEFRHSNRFTAGSLFESARTSEDTAATTIIPEEGTDPSDNHLGLNGFGNEDDEVDAESLMIGAPIIRGIVATGDDDDEVFDEDVVNRTPLPSSQNFEPPEKQSEEDFRDDEGIKDRGDRSLQTIPIPQKVDVLALPTINHRDVAYGKDGSILGATLDVLVEKMTAPDQTPDPKLAATFFLSFRLFTTPLELVQVLQRRWDIRPPLDTISQEDYDLWCRARLDPVRLRVYNFIKTWLDAHWQPATDWAALAPLQAFVSVTASKMQASIVQRVVDLLTQRQPESDAQLAASRPMDRARSNERMRTKPTGSAPTPVMSKSLFSLLKSASYASVNVVDFDALELARQLTILESNLYSKILPEEILDVGLPSSRGERGNSIRAMSTLSTAITGWVTEIILDEQDTKKRTALLKLFIKVADHCDDLNNFSTLRSILAALDSSTISRLSKTWMGLSAKNKTRLENLRKLTDHTRNHYEYRARLRSVRGHAVPFLGLYLTDVTFCREGNPDRRIAPNDNQRTLLNFDKYRRLAAIAEDVQRFQAPYNLIEVPEVQKYLDYAFERVKKSGNDLHDLYRRSLLVEPRQPSDSLETKTNSIKSSELFGWASRDKS